The proteins below come from a single Streptomyces sp. M92 genomic window:
- a CDS encoding CocE/NonD family hydrolase — protein sequence MRARRAAARSTSALIATLALTAGLAGPAAAAGEAQAPPVATATDPVTHEENDRVPEGSVWTQHYFPSSDDSGTELHADVLLPEGLSRDDKVPVILSVGPYFAHAGQTGPEGWSHTGPSARFQDFVEGTDLFDEGYAFVMVDLRGFGGSTGCFDWGGPGEQADVRAAIDWAAKQPWSTGAVGMYGKSYDAVTGLIGNNLDQRALKAVVAQEPLWDMYQYIYSNGVPRPNVTGTAGAYNSIATMPPMADDDPRYRANARYEQTRPQCLTENSAGYRRADQRDEHWASRDLARMARGSDTPLFVTQGFVEPNTKPEEMQEYLDNHEGPERGWLGQWDHVRGGDRTPDGRLAMGREGWYEETLSFYDQYLKGVRPEVRYPAYAVEDSTGAWRAQRTWPVTERSVTLPLGGGSYVDDGGASARAALTASGTPAPRPPAPPAGRWDMENAPATEHTAPEGLAGEAAKRQRGGAVGSSFFVWSKPLKQAVRVTGTPQVSLTAKGEGNIMLKLYDVAPDGTAVMFDEQVSLVDRGRLTVDLKATDWTLAAGHVLAVEIGSIQTGSWRDTPSGETVEVRGARLRLALDDPADDVATPGDRSPFLDTYLSRYTVELPAGPGTFRVVRGGRL from the coding sequence ACGAGGAGAACGACCGTGTCCCCGAGGGCTCGGTCTGGACGCAGCACTACTTCCCGTCCTCCGACGACTCCGGCACCGAGCTGCACGCCGACGTCCTGCTGCCCGAGGGGCTGTCCCGCGACGACAAGGTGCCCGTCATCCTCTCGGTCGGCCCGTACTTCGCCCACGCCGGGCAGACCGGCCCGGAGGGCTGGAGCCACACCGGGCCCTCGGCCCGCTTCCAGGACTTCGTCGAGGGCACCGACCTGTTCGACGAGGGGTACGCCTTCGTCATGGTGGACCTGCGCGGCTTCGGCGGCTCCACCGGCTGCTTCGACTGGGGCGGACCCGGCGAGCAGGCCGACGTCAGGGCCGCGATCGACTGGGCCGCGAAGCAGCCGTGGTCCACCGGCGCGGTGGGCATGTACGGCAAGTCCTACGACGCCGTAACCGGCCTCATCGGCAACAACCTGGACCAGCGCGCGCTCAAGGCCGTCGTCGCCCAGGAACCCCTGTGGGACATGTACCAGTACATCTACTCCAACGGCGTGCCCCGCCCGAACGTGACCGGCACCGCCGGCGCGTACAACTCCATCGCCACGATGCCCCCGATGGCGGACGACGACCCGCGCTACCGGGCGAACGCCCGCTACGAGCAGACGCGTCCACAGTGCCTGACGGAGAACTCCGCCGGGTACCGAAGAGCCGACCAGCGGGACGAGCACTGGGCCTCCCGCGACCTGGCCCGGATGGCCAGGGGCAGCGACACACCGCTCTTCGTCACGCAGGGCTTCGTCGAGCCCAACACCAAACCCGAGGAGATGCAGGAGTACCTCGACAACCACGAGGGCCCCGAGCGCGGCTGGCTCGGTCAGTGGGACCACGTGCGCGGCGGTGACCGCACCCCCGACGGACGTCTCGCCATGGGCCGCGAGGGTTGGTACGAGGAGACGCTGTCCTTTTACGACCAGTACCTCAAGGGCGTCAGGCCGGAAGTCCGCTACCCGGCCTACGCCGTCGAGGACTCCACGGGCGCCTGGCGCGCCCAGCGCACCTGGCCGGTCACCGAGCGGTCGGTCACCCTGCCGCTCGGCGGCGGCTCGTACGTGGACGACGGCGGCGCGTCCGCCCGCGCGGCGCTGACCGCGTCCGGCACCCCGGCACCGCGTCCGCCCGCGCCGCCGGCCGGCCGGTGGGACATGGAGAACGCACCGGCCACCGAGCACACCGCCCCTGAGGGACTCGCCGGGGAGGCGGCGAAGCGGCAGCGGGGCGGTGCGGTCGGCTCCAGCTTCTTCGTGTGGTCGAAGCCGCTGAAGCAGGCGGTGCGCGTCACCGGCACCCCGCAGGTGTCCCTGACCGCCAAGGGCGAGGGCAACATCATGCTCAAGCTGTACGACGTCGCCCCGGACGGCACCGCCGTCATGTTCGACGAGCAGGTGTCCCTGGTGGACCGGGGCCGGCTGACCGTCGACCTGAAGGCCACCGACTGGACGCTGGCGGCGGGGCACGTCCTGGCCGTGGAGATCGGTTCGATCCAGACCGGCTCATGGCGCGACACGCCCTCCGGCGAGACCGTCGAGGTCCGGGGCGCCAGGCTCCGGCTGGCCCTGGACGACCCCGCCGACGACGTCGCCACCCCCGGCGACCGCTCCCCGTTCCTCGACACGTACCTGAGCCGGTACACGGTGGAACTGCCCGCCGGTCCGGGCACGTTCAGGGTGGTCCGGGGAGGTCGCCTCTGA
- a CDS encoding methionyl-tRNA formyltransferase, giving the protein MRVVMFGYQTWGHRTLQALLDSEHDVVLVVTHPRSEHAYEKIWSDSVADLAEEHGVPVLIRNRPDDDELFERLKEADPDIIVANNWRTWIPPHIFGLPRHGTLNVHDSLLPEYAGFSPLIWALINGESEVGVTAHMMNDELDAGDIVRQEAVPVGPTDTATDLFHKTVDLIAPVTIGALGLIAAGRTEFTKQDRSRASFFHKRSAEDIRIDWGWPAQDLERLVRAQSEPYPSAFTYHRGRRLEVLAAVVSQGRYGGTPGRVFYREGDGVVIVAGADARTGRNHGLAITRVRTEDGRELPATEYFTSMGGYLTSRP; this is encoded by the coding sequence ATGCGGGTCGTCATGTTCGGCTACCAGACCTGGGGGCACCGCACCCTGCAAGCGCTCCTGGACTCCGAACACGACGTGGTGCTGGTCGTGACGCACCCGAGGAGCGAGCACGCGTACGAGAAGATCTGGAGCGACTCCGTCGCCGACCTCGCCGAGGAACACGGCGTCCCGGTGCTGATCCGCAACCGTCCCGACGACGACGAGCTGTTCGAGCGCCTCAAAGAGGCCGACCCCGACATCATCGTGGCGAACAACTGGCGGACGTGGATCCCCCCGCACATCTTCGGGCTGCCGCGCCACGGCACGCTGAACGTGCACGACTCGCTGCTGCCCGAGTACGCCGGCTTCTCCCCGCTGATCTGGGCGCTGATCAACGGCGAGTCCGAAGTGGGCGTCACCGCGCACATGATGAACGACGAACTCGACGCCGGGGACATCGTCCGGCAGGAGGCGGTGCCCGTCGGACCGACGGACACCGCGACCGACCTCTTCCACAAGACCGTCGACCTCATCGCGCCGGTCACCATCGGCGCACTGGGTCTCATCGCCGCCGGCCGGACCGAGTTCACCAAGCAGGACCGGTCCAGGGCCAGCTTCTTCCACAAACGGTCCGCCGAGGACATCCGGATCGACTGGGGCTGGCCGGCCCAGGATCTGGAGCGCCTGGTCCGCGCCCAGTCCGAGCCCTACCCCAGCGCCTTCACCTACCACCGGGGCAGGCGGCTGGAAGTGCTCGCCGCAGTGGTGTCCCAGGGCCGTTACGGCGGCACTCCCGGCCGCGTCTTCTACCGTGAGGGCGACGGCGTGGTGATCGTCGCCGGCGCCGACGCCCGGACCGGCCGCAACCACGGCCTGGCCATCACCCGGGTACGGACCGAGGACGGCCGGGAGCTGCCCGCGACGGAGTACTTCACCTCCATGGGCGGATACCTGACCAGCCGTCCCTGA
- a CDS encoding lysine N(6)-hydroxylase/L-ornithine N(5)-oxygenase family protein produces the protein MSQVLPDDATLVHDLIGIGFGPSNVAMAIALSEHNARPDGREPVTARFFEQQPRFGWHRGMLIDDATMQVSFLKDLVTLRNPASEFSFLCYLQSKGRLIDFINHKNLFPLRVEFHDYLEWAAAKVDDMVSYGHEVVGVAPVERDGAVRHLEVTVRSGEGLEVHRTRNLVIGTGLRPLLPEGVERGDRVWHNSELLTKVDALEGTSPSRFVVVGAGQSAAENVAYLHRRFPRAEVCAVFARYGYSPADDSGFANRIFDPEAVDEYFAAPAGVKRRLMDYHGNTNYSVVDIDLIDDLYRQTYREKVLGTERLRFLNVSRLTEVKETPEKVRATVTSLVTGEETLLDADVVVFATGYRPADPLGLLGEVADRCLRDDEGLVKVERDYRVATDSGLRCGIYLQGGTEHTHGITSSLLSNTAIRVGEILRSLLGRGVGTASGAVTDGTGSAAR, from the coding sequence ATGTCACAGGTTCTTCCTGATGACGCAACACTGGTCCACGACCTCATTGGCATCGGCTTCGGGCCGTCCAATGTCGCCATGGCGATCGCACTGAGTGAGCACAACGCACGCCCCGACGGACGGGAGCCGGTCACCGCCCGCTTCTTCGAGCAGCAGCCGCGCTTCGGCTGGCACCGGGGCATGCTGATCGACGACGCCACCATGCAGGTGTCCTTCCTCAAGGACCTGGTGACGCTGAGGAATCCGGCAAGCGAGTTCAGCTTCCTCTGCTACCTCCAGAGCAAGGGACGGCTGATCGACTTCATCAACCACAAGAACCTCTTCCCGCTGCGGGTCGAGTTCCACGACTACCTCGAGTGGGCCGCGGCCAAGGTCGACGACATGGTCTCCTACGGCCACGAGGTCGTCGGCGTCGCACCCGTCGAGCGGGACGGGGCCGTGCGGCACCTGGAGGTGACGGTCCGTTCGGGGGAGGGGCTGGAGGTGCACCGGACCCGCAACCTCGTCATCGGCACCGGGCTGCGACCCCTCCTGCCCGAGGGCGTCGAGCGCGGCGACCGCGTCTGGCACAACTCCGAACTCCTCACCAAGGTGGACGCCTTGGAGGGCACCTCGCCGTCCCGGTTCGTCGTCGTCGGCGCCGGGCAGAGCGCCGCCGAGAACGTCGCCTACCTGCACCGGCGCTTCCCGCGCGCCGAGGTCTGCGCGGTCTTCGCCCGCTACGGCTACAGCCCCGCCGACGACAGCGGTTTCGCCAACCGGATCTTCGACCCCGAGGCGGTGGACGAGTACTTCGCCGCCCCCGCCGGTGTCAAACGCCGGCTGATGGACTACCACGGCAACACCAACTACTCCGTGGTGGACATCGACCTGATCGACGACCTGTACCGGCAGACGTACCGGGAGAAGGTCCTCGGCACCGAGCGGCTGCGCTTCCTCAACGTCTCCCGGCTCACCGAGGTCAAGGAGACGCCGGAGAAGGTCCGGGCCACCGTGACCTCCCTGGTCACCGGCGAGGAGACCCTGCTGGACGCGGACGTCGTGGTCTTCGCCACCGGCTACCGCCCGGCCGACCCCCTCGGCCTGCTCGGCGAGGTCGCGGACCGCTGCCTGCGCGACGACGAGGGCCTGGTCAAGGTCGAGCGCGACTACCGCGTCGCCACGGACTCCGGCCTGCGCTGCGGCATCTACCTCCAGGGCGGCACGGAGCACACCCACGGCATCACGTCGTCCCTGCTGTCCAACACGGCCATCCGGGTCGGCGAGATCCTGCGGTCGCTCCTCGGCCGGGGCGTCGGCACCGCTTCCGGCGCGGTCACCGACGGGACCGGCAGCGCGGCGCGTTAG
- a CDS encoding FecCD family ABC transporter permease: MTTTAPRSTAPPGTTPARRKRVVGLGVLVALLVAASAASLAVGARALSPADVWQGLLAEPGSGQRLTEIRLIVQTVRVPRTVLAVVAGVALGVGGALIQGYTRNPIADTGLLGVNSGASFAVVTGIALFGFTSPFQYVWLGFLGAAAAGVVVFGLASIGRGAGNPLTLALAGQGVTVFLAAMTTAVALSDKESLNALRFWNAGSVAGVRFDVIWPVTAFIALGLLLALSTLPAINLLNLGDDVARGLGLNIARSRTVGIVAVTLLAGAATAACGPIAFLGLMVAHVARYLTGPDYRWLVPYAGLLGAVVLLVCDIVGRLVVRPGELDAGIVVSLLGAPFFAVLVWRGKFKSA, translated from the coding sequence ATGACCACGACTGCGCCCCGGAGCACGGCGCCTCCGGGCACAACACCGGCCCGCCGAAAGCGCGTTGTGGGCCTCGGTGTGCTCGTGGCGCTCCTGGTGGCGGCGTCGGCGGCGTCCCTGGCGGTCGGCGCGCGCGCCTTGAGCCCCGCCGACGTGTGGCAGGGGCTGCTCGCGGAACCCGGGTCCGGTCAACGGCTCACCGAGATCAGGCTCATCGTGCAGACCGTACGGGTCCCCCGCACGGTGCTCGCGGTCGTGGCGGGCGTCGCCCTGGGCGTCGGCGGTGCGCTGATCCAGGGCTACACGCGCAACCCCATCGCCGACACCGGCCTGCTGGGCGTGAACTCCGGTGCCTCGTTCGCCGTGGTGACGGGGATCGCCCTGTTCGGGTTCACCAGCCCGTTCCAGTACGTCTGGCTCGGCTTCCTGGGCGCCGCGGCCGCCGGTGTCGTGGTCTTCGGGCTGGCGAGCATCGGCCGGGGCGCCGGCAACCCGCTGACGCTCGCCCTGGCCGGGCAGGGGGTCACCGTGTTCCTCGCGGCGATGACCACCGCCGTCGCCCTGTCGGACAAGGAGTCGCTCAACGCGCTGCGGTTCTGGAACGCGGGCTCGGTGGCCGGCGTCCGGTTCGACGTCATCTGGCCCGTGACGGCGTTCATCGCGCTCGGCCTGCTGCTGGCCTTGTCCACGCTGCCCGCGATCAACCTGCTGAACCTGGGCGACGACGTGGCGCGGGGGCTGGGGCTGAACATCGCACGGAGCCGGACCGTCGGCATCGTCGCCGTCACGCTGCTGGCGGGCGCGGCGACCGCCGCGTGCGGGCCCATCGCGTTCCTCGGGCTGATGGTGGCTCACGTGGCCCGGTACCTGACCGGCCCGGACTACCGCTGGCTGGTGCCGTACGCGGGGCTGCTCGGGGCCGTCGTCCTCCTGGTCTGCGACATCGTGGGACGCCTGGTGGTGCGGCCGGGCGAACTGGACGCGGGGATCGTCGTCTCCCTCCTCGGCGCCCCGTTCTTCGCGGTGCTGGTGTGGCGTGGAAAGTTCAAGAGCGCGTGA
- a CDS encoding FecCD family ABC transporter permease, translating to MRTDRTDAKTSLAPGVRLGGVSFVWRPWLAGVTLLLAAGTFLLFCLSIGVGDFPIALPRVVATVFGGGDQVDAFVIMDLRMPRALAGLVVGVALGVSGAITQSIARNPLASPDVLGITSGASAVAVFLVTVSGGTAAAITDSVGLSAAALAGGLGTGLLVYFLAWRRGIDGFRLILIGISVTAMMQAITTWLLVTADLRDVARAQAWLVGSLDDRSWDEVSLALWCTLALLAVVACVAFQFKPLHFGDEIAAGLGVRYATVRAVLLLCAVLLAGAAVSAAGPVPFVALVAPQVAMRLGRHPTPPMVASGMVGALLLTGSDLVARAVLPVSLPVGVVTAAIGGPFLVYLLVRANRR from the coding sequence GTGAGGACCGATCGGACGGACGCGAAGACGTCCCTGGCGCCGGGCGTGCGGCTCGGCGGTGTGTCGTTCGTCTGGCGGCCCTGGCTGGCCGGTGTCACCCTGCTGCTGGCGGCGGGGACCTTCCTGCTGTTCTGCCTGTCCATCGGTGTCGGGGACTTCCCGATCGCCCTGCCCCGGGTGGTCGCGACGGTCTTCGGCGGCGGCGATCAGGTCGACGCGTTCGTCATCATGGACCTGCGGATGCCGCGCGCCCTGGCCGGGCTCGTCGTCGGCGTCGCGCTCGGAGTATCGGGGGCGATCACCCAGTCCATCGCGCGCAACCCGCTGGCCAGCCCCGACGTGCTCGGCATCACCAGCGGCGCGAGCGCGGTCGCGGTGTTCCTGGTGACCGTGTCGGGCGGCACCGCCGCGGCGATCACCGACTCCGTGGGGCTGTCGGCGGCGGCGCTCGCGGGCGGGCTCGGCACCGGTCTGCTGGTGTACTTCCTGGCCTGGCGCCGGGGGATCGACGGCTTCCGGCTGATCCTCATCGGCATCTCGGTGACCGCGATGATGCAGGCGATCACCACCTGGCTGCTCGTCACCGCCGACCTCAGGGACGTGGCCAGGGCCCAGGCGTGGCTGGTCGGCTCGCTGGACGACCGGTCCTGGGACGAGGTGTCGCTCGCCCTGTGGTGCACGCTCGCCCTGCTGGCCGTCGTGGCGTGCGTCGCCTTCCAGTTCAAGCCCCTGCACTTCGGCGACGAGATCGCGGCCGGCCTCGGCGTCCGGTACGCGACGGTGCGGGCCGTGCTGCTGCTGTGCGCGGTGCTGCTGGCGGGCGCGGCCGTGAGCGCGGCGGGACCGGTCCCGTTCGTCGCGCTGGTGGCGCCGCAGGTGGCGATGCGCCTGGGCAGACATCCCACCCCGCCCATGGTGGCCTCCGGCATGGTGGGGGCGCTGCTGCTGACCGGCTCCGACCTGGTCGCCCGCGCGGTGTTGCCGGTCTCCCTGCCCGTCGGTGTCGTCACCGCCGCGATCGGCGGCCCGTTCCTGGTCTATCTGCTGGTACGGGCGAACCGCCGGTAG
- a CDS encoding ABC transporter ATP-binding protein, producing MKPVTDGNDGNDGTDGNDGAARLAARGVTVGYGARTVIDDLDVTVPPGVVTTIIGPNGCGKSTLLRTLSRLLKPAGGKVVLDGDDIAKLRTRDVAKKLGLLPQAPVAPEGLTVSDLVARGRHPHQSWLRQWSSDDADVVARALAMTGVSDLADRPVDSLSGGQRQRVWISMTLAQGTDLLLLDEPTTYLDLAHAIDVLDLVDDLHESGCTVVMVLHDLNLATRYSDNLVVMREGAILAQGHPRDVITAELLHEAFGLRAKVIEDPVGDRPLIVPIGRTHVELH from the coding sequence GTGAAGCCCGTAACCGACGGAAACGACGGAAACGACGGAACCGACGGAAACGACGGCGCCGCACGGCTGGCGGCCAGGGGCGTCACGGTCGGGTACGGCGCCCGGACCGTCATCGACGACCTGGACGTGACCGTCCCGCCCGGGGTCGTCACCACCATCATCGGCCCCAACGGGTGCGGGAAGTCGACCCTGTTGCGCACCTTGTCGCGGCTGCTGAAACCGGCCGGCGGCAAGGTGGTGCTGGACGGCGACGACATCGCGAAGCTCCGGACCCGGGACGTGGCGAAGAAGCTCGGCCTGCTGCCGCAGGCGCCGGTCGCGCCGGAGGGGCTGACGGTGTCCGACCTGGTCGCCAGGGGCCGTCACCCGCACCAGAGCTGGCTGCGGCAGTGGTCCTCGGACGACGCCGACGTGGTGGCACGCGCGCTGGCCATGACCGGCGTGTCCGACCTCGCCGACCGCCCGGTCGACTCCCTCTCCGGCGGCCAGCGCCAGCGTGTGTGGATCTCGATGACCCTGGCCCAGGGCACCGACCTGCTCCTGCTGGACGAGCCGACCACCTACCTGGACCTGGCGCACGCGATCGACGTCCTGGACCTGGTGGACGACCTGCACGAGTCCGGGTGCACGGTGGTCATGGTGCTGCACGACCTCAACCTGGCCACCCGCTACAGCGACAACCTGGTCGTGATGCGGGAGGGCGCGATCCTGGCGCAGGGGCACCCCCGCGACGTGATCACCGCCGAACTGCTGCACGAGGCCTTCGGGCTGCGGGCCAAGGTGATCGAGGACCCGGTGGGGGACCGGCCGCTGATCGTGCCGATAGGCCGGACCCACGTCGAACTCCACTGA
- a CDS encoding iron-siderophore ABC transporter substrate-binding protein, protein MLFLRTTRTRSWRRLAAALSAAALGAGLLAGCGSESDDPADKAAGDAPSAGGDFPVTVEHAFGTTKVTEAPERVVSVGYTDDQTVLAFGIKPVGMVDQYPNPAGQSPDINTQWPWVKDKWGDTRPEVVMKNGDDGPNYEKIAALRPDLIVAVYSEIDRAAYDKLSKIAPTVARTKTEKEPFSAPWQDNALHIAKALGKAEEGEKMVAGIQAKLDTAKKEHPEFADRTAVVLSWYDKSVAPFTSTDVRGRLVTGIGFKYQTKIDEVAGGDFYTTLSPERLDLVDVDRVFVINDRADQDALKKFELFNNLNAVKNGKVSYLLDSEGPAVGAAISQGTLLSMPYAIDELVKAAAQG, encoded by the coding sequence ATGCTCTTCCTCAGAACGACGCGTACCAGGTCCTGGCGACGACTGGCGGCGGCACTGTCCGCCGCCGCCCTCGGTGCCGGCCTCCTCGCAGGATGCGGTTCCGAATCCGACGACCCGGCGGACAAGGCGGCGGGCGACGCCCCGTCCGCCGGCGGCGACTTCCCGGTCACCGTGGAGCACGCGTTCGGCACCACGAAGGTCACCGAGGCTCCCGAGAGGGTCGTCTCCGTCGGCTACACCGACGACCAGACCGTCCTGGCCTTCGGCATCAAGCCGGTCGGCATGGTCGACCAGTACCCGAACCCGGCCGGCCAGAGTCCCGACATCAACACCCAGTGGCCCTGGGTGAAGGACAAGTGGGGTGACACCAGGCCCGAGGTCGTCATGAAGAACGGCGACGACGGCCCCAACTACGAGAAGATCGCCGCCCTGCGCCCCGACCTGATCGTCGCGGTCTACTCCGAGATCGACCGGGCCGCCTACGACAAGCTGTCCAAGATCGCCCCGACGGTGGCCCGCACCAAGACCGAGAAGGAGCCCTTCAGCGCGCCCTGGCAGGACAACGCGCTCCACATCGCCAAGGCGCTCGGCAAGGCCGAGGAGGGCGAGAAGATGGTGGCCGGCATCCAGGCCAAGCTCGACACGGCCAAGAAGGAGCACCCCGAGTTCGCGGACCGGACCGCGGTGGTGCTGTCCTGGTACGACAAGTCGGTGGCGCCCTTCACCTCCACCGACGTACGCGGGCGCCTCGTGACCGGCATCGGGTTCAAGTACCAGACGAAGATCGACGAGGTGGCGGGCGGCGACTTCTACACGACGCTCTCCCCGGAGCGGCTCGACCTGGTCGACGTCGACCGCGTCTTCGTCATCAACGACCGGGCGGACCAGGACGCGCTGAAGAAGTTCGAGCTGTTCAACAACCTGAACGCGGTGAAGAACGGCAAGGTGTCGTACCTGCTCGACAGCGAGGGCCCGGCGGTCGGCGCCGCCATCTCCCAGGGCACCCTGCTGTCCATGCCCTACGCCATCGACGAACTGGTCAAAGCGGCAGCGCAGGGGTGA
- a CDS encoding ABC transporter ATP-binding protein yields the protein MSRTDTAVAPAILRTATGREAARWVAAHCREVPWLTTATVLTTVAGAALQVLPVLLLGRVVDAVVEGESQSVLVTIGALMVAAALLGAAAGAASTYLVGRLGADLLARLREGAVRAVLGMPSARVEQVGRGDVLSRVGDDVAVISKGIRTAVPTVFSAGVLVAIATAGMFGLDWRLGLAGAGALPAYALALRWYLPRSAPLYRKQRRAQADRAQALISGLDGIDTVRAYRLEEVFREQVTRESWRVRDLGIEVFRFFGRFVGRENRAEFIGLSLIIVVGYALLEAGAATLGEVSAAPLLFHRLFTPLGAIMFTFDEAQKSGAGLTRLVGVLGEEAEERLVGDASATADAGPYPVTVKGLTFRYPGTEQPVLRDVSLTIPAGGSLALVGATGAGKTTLAALIAGIGTPEAGSVRIGTTDLASLDEAGARALVSILTQETHVFSGPLADDLRLAAPGATDAELTDALRTVGAGYWADALPDGLHTAVGEGGERLDVTKVAQIALARLVLSRSPVVVLDESTAEAGSEGAAELERAVLAACAGRTTLFVAHRLTQAMAADRIVVLDAGRVVEEGTHEELVALGGRYARLWRAWREGSQAA from the coding sequence GTGAGCCGCACCGACACAGCCGTCGCCCCGGCGATTCTGCGCACGGCGACCGGACGCGAGGCCGCCCGCTGGGTCGCGGCGCACTGCCGCGAGGTGCCGTGGCTGACGACCGCCACCGTGCTCACCACGGTGGCTGGAGCCGCGCTCCAGGTGCTCCCGGTACTGCTGCTGGGCCGCGTGGTCGACGCCGTCGTCGAGGGCGAGTCGCAGTCGGTCCTGGTCACGATCGGGGCCCTGATGGTGGCCGCCGCGCTGCTCGGCGCGGCGGCCGGCGCGGCGTCCACGTACCTCGTCGGGCGGCTCGGCGCCGACCTGCTCGCCCGGCTGCGGGAAGGAGCCGTGCGGGCGGTACTGGGGATGCCCAGCGCCCGCGTCGAGCAGGTCGGCCGGGGAGACGTGCTCTCCCGGGTCGGCGACGACGTGGCCGTCATCTCCAAGGGCATCCGCACCGCCGTCCCCACGGTGTTCTCGGCGGGCGTCCTCGTCGCCATCGCCACTGCCGGGATGTTCGGCCTGGACTGGCGACTCGGTCTCGCGGGCGCCGGCGCGCTGCCCGCGTACGCGCTGGCCCTGCGCTGGTACCTGCCCAGGTCCGCGCCGCTCTACCGGAAGCAGCGCAGGGCCCAGGCCGACCGTGCGCAGGCCCTGATCAGCGGACTCGACGGCATCGACACGGTCCGCGCGTACCGGCTCGAGGAGGTCTTCCGCGAGCAGGTCACCCGCGAGTCCTGGCGGGTGCGCGACCTCGGCATCGAGGTGTTCCGCTTCTTCGGCCGGTTCGTCGGCCGGGAGAACCGCGCCGAGTTCATCGGTCTGTCCCTGATCATCGTGGTGGGGTACGCCCTGCTGGAGGCCGGTGCCGCCACCCTGGGCGAGGTCTCGGCCGCCCCGCTGCTCTTCCACCGGCTGTTCACCCCCCTGGGCGCCATCATGTTCACCTTCGACGAGGCGCAGAAGTCGGGCGCCGGACTCACCCGGCTGGTCGGCGTACTGGGGGAGGAGGCCGAGGAGCGGCTGGTGGGCGACGCGTCCGCGACGGCGGACGCCGGGCCGTACCCCGTGACGGTGAAGGGGCTGACGTTCCGCTACCCCGGCACCGAGCAGCCGGTGCTGCGGGACGTCTCCCTGACCATCCCGGCCGGCGGCTCGCTCGCCCTGGTCGGGGCGACCGGCGCGGGCAAGACCACGCTGGCCGCGCTCATCGCGGGCATCGGCACCCCCGAGGCGGGGTCGGTGCGGATCGGTACGACCGACCTGGCGTCCCTCGACGAGGCCGGGGCGCGGGCCCTGGTGAGCATCCTGACCCAGGAGACGCACGTGTTCTCCGGCCCGCTCGCCGACGACCTGCGGCTGGCCGCGCCGGGGGCGACCGACGCCGAACTCACGGACGCTCTGCGCACGGTGGGAGCCGGTTACTGGGCCGACGCGCTGCCCGACGGACTGCACACCGCGGTCGGCGAGGGCGGTGAACGCCTCGACGTCACCAAGGTCGCCCAGATCGCGCTGGCGCGGCTGGTGCTGAGCCGGTCGCCGGTGGTGGTGCTGGACGAGTCGACGGCGGAGGCGGGCAGCGAGGGCGCCGCCGAGCTGGAACGCGCCGTGCTGGCCGCCTGCGCGGGCCGGACCACCCTCTTCGTCGCCCACCGGCTGACCCAGGCCATGGCGGCCGACCGGATCGTAGTGCTGGACGCGGGGCGGGTCGTCGAGGAAGGCACGCACGAGGAACTGGTCGCCCTGGGCGGCCGGTACGCACGGCTGTGGCGAGCCTGGCGGGAGGGCAGCCAGGCGGCCTAG